A genomic region of Cotesia glomerata isolate CgM1 linkage group LG9, MPM_Cglom_v2.3, whole genome shotgun sequence contains the following coding sequences:
- the LOC123272174 gene encoding uncharacterized protein LOC123272174 — translation MFIKCGNVCPFSECTTIASACSKIYRRNFLKPDTIGILPATGTYRWSQNQSLKAIKWLILKEREYGYRITQAARGKEQRLPSGIVVDGYFENSRTGKKTVLQFHGCYWHGCPKCYKVNRDRKLNNNYQEIDNMDTRYERTIAISERIRNSGYKLIEEWECDFDLYLTNNPETLIELQNHPLINIEPLNPRDAFFGGRTESFISLYDAKENEKIKYVDVCSLYPYICKIGKFPIGHPKIYIGEECSEIIGPNKDLSKLEGLVKCTILPPQNLYHPVLPCKFHNRLLFTLCRSCAQELKQTNCTHKTKDRFLRGTWVVDEIRKAIQKGYKLLKVYEIWHYKITQYNPEIGIGGIFTDDINTFLKIKTEASGYPKDCITDQQKTQYIAAYEKADGIKLDSEKVELNPGLRSVAKLSLNSLWGKFGQRENLMQTEIVTTRARLMEMFTDSQIEICGFLPVNDKTLYINFIHSKDALKPSRTTNVVIAAYTTAQARLKLYSYLEKLGKRALYCDTDSCIYISSKGLYEPPTGKFLGELTDELEKYGIGSYITSFVTGGPKFYAFTILTPDGSIKEVCKVKGITLNVSTSLKINYKTVKSLVTGERKKPIKIKFDAIRRTCFHAVVTKKEKKKRTHNLRKESLKVNI, via the coding sequence ATGTTTATAAAGTGCGGAAATGTTTGTCCGTTTTCAGAGTGCACTACAATAGCGTCAGCTTGCTCAAAAATTTATCGCCGCAATTTTCTTAAACCCGATACAATAGGTATTTTACCGGCTACAGGTACATACAGATGGTCTCAGAATCAATCATTGAAAGCTATTAAatggttaattttaaaagaacgCGAGTACGGTTATAGAATTACACAAGCAGCGCGTGGTAAAGAACAACGTTTACCTTCCGGTATAGTGGTGGATGGTTACTTTGAAAATTCTAGAACAGGTAAAAAAACCGTATTACAATTTCACGGATGTTACTGGCATGGGTGTCCTAAATGTTATAAAGTAAACCGTGATagaaaactaaataataactacCAAGAAATAGATAATATGGATACTCGATACGAGCGTACCATTGCTATATCCGAAAGAATTCGAAACTCGggttataaattaatagaagAGTGGGAATGTGATTTTGACTTATACTTAACCAACAATCCTGAAACACTTATAGAGTTACAAAATCATCCTTTGATCAATATAGAACCCTTAAACCCACGAGATGCTTTTTTTGGAGGTCGTACGGAAAGCTTTATATCATTATATGATgcaaaagaaaatgaaaaaattaagtacGTAGATGTTTGCTCGCTGTATCCTTACATTTGTAAAATAGGTAAATTCCCAATAGGCCAccctaaaatatatataggtGAGGAATGTTCTGAAATTATAGGTCCTAACAAGGATTTATCGAAATTAGAAGGGTTAGTTAAATGCACTATCTTACCACCGCAGAATTTATACCACCCAGTACTCCCTTGTAAGTTCCATAATAGACTTCTTTTCACTTTATGTCGTTCTTGTGCTCAAGAATTAAAGCAAACAAACTGTACCCATAAAACTAAAGATAGGTTTTTAAGAGGCACATGGGTTGTAGATGAGATAAGAAAGGCCATTCAAAAAGGATATAAGTTACTTAAAGTATATGAAATATGGCATTATAAAATAACGCAGTACAATCCAGAAATAGGTATTGGTGGAATTTTTACAGATGatattaatacatttttaaaaattaaaactgaaGCTTCTGGATATCCCAAAGACTGTATTACAGACCAGCAAAAAACACAGTATATTGCTGCTTATGAAAAAGCCGATGGTATTAAATTAGATAGTGAAAAAGTTGAATTAAACCCTGGATTACGTTCTGTAGCGAAGCTCAGCTTAAACTCTCTCTGGGGGAAATTCGGTCAGCGCGAAAATTTGATGCAGACAGAAATTGTCACGACGCGTGCACGATTGATGGAAATGTTTACAGACAGTCAAATCGAAATTTGCGGCTTCTTACCCGTAAATGATAAAACAttgtacataaattttattcatagtAAAGACGCTCTCAAACCGTCACGTACAACGAATGTTGTCATAGCAGCTTATACAACGGCTCAAGCTCGACTTAAACTATATAGTTACTTAGAAAAATTAGGTAAGAGAGCGTTATATTGCGATACTGAttcatgtatttatatttcttcaaaAGGTCTGTATGAACCCCCGACAGGTAAATTTTTAGGTGAGCTGACCGATGAGCTAGAGAAATATGGTATAGGTAGTTATATTACGTCATTTGTAACAGGAGGCCCTAAATTTTACGCTTTTACAATACTTACACCTGACGGGTCTATAAAAGAAGTGTGTAAGGTTAAAGGTATAACTTTAAATGTTTCAACcagtcttaaaattaattataaaaccgTAAAGTCTCTTGTCACAggtgaaagaaaaaaacctattaaaataaaatttgacgcTATACGAAGAACATGTTTTCACGCTGTTGTTACAaagaaagaaaagaaaaaacgtACCCACAATTTAAGAAAAGAAAGtttgaaagtaaatatataa
- the LOC123272173 gene encoding uncharacterized protein LOC123272173 codes for MVLVPEDKIHERLAVSEKTEDIAKNKSCLTSGTVLTRLDNEMYEILNSTGKYNSDREKCQAYLQTLERYLRILENEKKSVHTANIDTNINTSDQSVDNNSKSFDSAGSFESEIDHRSSYDVVIDNSVIDSVPKRFRANAARLLKKLRSAPTTLISWDDRGLVTIRGKKVVRSNITDLLNDVLRPRKSVKAIGRQQFAQVLQTLNIPREYIGNRVYLDEEMLTSTPRRRSVNFSVPEILTEHTSLDELQLNQNSEGSINKNSQSAKNILKYSAENKSELSRDDVKEWLNKQETFTKHRMNRKRFISRTYNVESIDDVWEADLADLRSISTYNKGYKYILMVIDVLSKYAWAEPLINKTSLSVTQAFQKILSRSNKRIPRLVQTDSGKEFLGETFQEFLRKKGILFRTARNPDVKAAIVERLNRTIKERIWRYFTYSRTKKYLDILQKVIYAYNHTTHTGIKMAPVNVNNNTAQIAFNNLKKRYENEKRSELLKNRKLKYAVGDLVRISKAKAAFTKGYESGWSSEVFKVSSISDYRQPPVYILIDLQNEPINGIFYEEELSKVE; via the exons ATGGTGTTAGTGCCTGAGGATAAAATTCATGAGAGGTTGGCAGTCTCAGAAAAAACTGAAGATATcgcaaaaaataaatcttgtcTTACTAGTGGAACAGTGTTGACTAGGCTCGACAATGAAatgtatgaaattttaaattctacgGGTAAATATAACTCAGACCGTGAAAAATGTCAAGCATATTTACAAACACTTGAGCGATATCTTAGGATccttgaaaatgaaaaaaaatctgtacACACTGCTAATATAGATACCAACATAAATACTTCAGACCAGTCTGTAGACAACAACTCTAAATCCTTCGATAGTGCAGGTTCTTTTGAAAGCGAAATTGATCATCGTTCTTCATATGATGTAGTTATAGATAATTCAGTTATAGACAGTGTACCTAAAAGATTCAGAGCAAACGCAGCGCGGTTATTAAAAAAGCTAAGAAGTGCACCTACCACGTTAATATCTTGGGACGATAGAGGTCTTGTGACAATTAGAGGTAAAAAAGTAGTACGTTCTAATATCACTGATCTTTTAAACGATGTGCTGAGGCCTAGAAAGAGTGTGAAAGCAATAGGCCGTCAACAGTTTGCTCAAGTACTGCAAACGCTAAACATACCGCGTGAATACATCGGTAATCGAGTTTATTTAGACGAAGAAATGTTAACTTCTACACCTAGAAGACGATCTGTTAATTTTTCCGTACCTGAAATACTTACAGAACACACATCCTTAGACGAATTACAATTAAATCAAAACAGTGAAggttctataaataaaaacagtcaaa GTgctaaaaatattctaaaatacTCTGCTGAAAACAAATCAGAGCTATCTCGAGATGATGTTAAGGAATGGTTAAATAAACAAGAAACTTTTACAAAACATCGTATGAACAGGAAACGTTTTATTAGTAGGACTTACAATGTTGAATCAATAGATGATGTCTGGGAAGCTGATTTAGCTGATTTACGTAGTATCTCTACGTATAACAAaggttataaatatatattgatgGTGATCGATGTGTTGAGTAAGTATGCGTGGGCTGAgcctttaataaataaaactagtcTAAGTGTGACTCAAGCATTCCAAAAAATCTTAAGTAGAAGTAACAAAAGAATACCCCGCTTAGTGCAGACAGATAGCGGAAAGGAGTTTCTTGGAGAGacttttcaagaatttttgagaaaaaaaggaATATTGTTTAGAACAGCACGCAACCCTGACGTCAAAGCAGCTATTGTAGAACGTCTAAATAGAACGATAAAGGAGAGAATATGGCGTTATTTTACGTATTCCCGCACAAAAAAGTATTTAGACATATTACAAAAAGTTATTTACGCTTACAATCACACAACACATACTGGTATCAAAATGGCGCCGGTCAATGTTAACAATAATACAGCTCAAATAGCTTTtaataaccttaaaaaacGTTATGAAAATGAGAAGCGCTCTGAGCTCCTGAAAAACCGTAAGCTTAAATACGCTGTTGGTGACTTGGTACGTATCAGTAAAGCAAAGGCAGCGTTTACCAAAGGATATGAGAGCGGCTGGAGTAGCGAAGTTTTTAAAGTATCAAGTATTTCTGATTATCGCCAACCACCGGTTTATATATTAATCGATCTTCAAAACGAACCAATCAACGGCATATTTTATGAAGAGGAATTATCTAAGGTTGAATAA